GGCATCTGCGCGCGCAACAAGGACGAGGTCGACAAGGCTGTCGCCGAGATTTCGAAGACCGGCGTGAAGGTGATCGGCGGGGTTGTCGACATCAACGACACGGCGGCTTACGTGAAGTGGCTCAAGGAGACGGCGGACGCGCTGGGCGGTCTGGACATGTTCGTGCCGAACGTGTCGGCGGGCGGCGGTTTCGACCCGAACAACTGGTCGTTCAAGTGGGCCGAGAACTTCCAGGCCGACATCATGGGCACGGTGACCGGCGCCGAGGCGGTGACGCCGTACCTTGAGAAGACCAAGGGTTCGATGGTGTTCATGTCGACGACGGCGGCCAGCGAGTTCTTCGCCGCGCCGATGTCCTACAGCGCCACCAAGGCGGCGATCGTGACCTACGGCTCGCAGCTGTCCCAGTTCCTGGGGCCCAAGGGCGTGCGCGTCAACATCGTCTCGCCCGG
This genomic window from Emcibacter sp. SYSU 3D8 contains:
- a CDS encoding SDR family oxidoreductase — translated: MDLGLKGKNAIVTGSTKGIGRRVVDLLASEGVNVGICARNKDEVDKAVAEISKTGVKVIGGVVDINDTAAYVKWLKETADALGGLDMFVPNVSAGGGFDPNNWSFKWAENFQADIMGTVTGAEAVTPYLEKTKGSMVFMSTTAASEFFAAPMSYSATKAAIVTYGSQLSQFLGPKGVRVNIVSPGSIYFEGGDWDNIEKGNPAFFKHVLSTIAMGRYGKPEEVANVIVFLLSSAA